Proteins from one Microbacterium sp. Root553 genomic window:
- a CDS encoding class II 3-deoxy-7-phosphoheptulonate synthase codes for MLQHHIDALDAWRSLPIKQQPQWADAERVAEVSTQIGALPPLVFAGEVDNLRDRLARAASGQAFLLQGGDCAETFAGATAEQIRNRIKTVLQMAVVLTYGASMPIVKMGRMAGQFAKPRSSDTETRGDVTLPAYRGDIVNGYDFTELSRQPDPGRLLQGYHTAASTLNLIRAFTQGGFADLREVHSWNKGFAQNPANQRYERMAAEIDRAIKFMEAAGADFDELKRVEFFTGHEGLLMDYERPMTRIDSRTDTPYNTSAHFLWIGERTRELDGAHVDYFSKIRNPIGVKLGPTTTPETALALIDKLDPNREPGRLTFITRMGAGKIRDALPPLLEAVRDSGAQPLWVTDPMHGNGITTPTGYKTRRFDDVVDEVRGFFEAHRAVGTFPGGIHVELTGDDVTECLGGSEHIDEAALATRYESLCDPRLNHMQSLELAFLVAEELEKR; via the coding sequence ATGCTCCAGCACCACATCGACGCGCTTGATGCGTGGCGTTCGCTCCCGATCAAGCAGCAGCCTCAGTGGGCGGACGCAGAGCGCGTCGCCGAGGTCTCCACGCAGATCGGGGCGCTCCCGCCGCTGGTGTTCGCCGGCGAGGTCGACAACCTCCGCGACCGTCTCGCGCGTGCGGCATCCGGACAGGCGTTCCTGCTTCAGGGCGGCGACTGCGCCGAGACGTTCGCCGGCGCGACCGCCGAGCAGATCCGCAACCGCATCAAGACCGTCCTGCAGATGGCGGTCGTGCTCACGTACGGCGCATCGATGCCGATCGTCAAGATGGGCCGCATGGCAGGGCAGTTCGCGAAGCCCCGTTCGAGCGACACGGAGACGCGCGGCGACGTCACACTGCCCGCCTACCGCGGCGACATCGTCAACGGGTACGACTTCACCGAGCTGTCGCGTCAGCCCGATCCGGGTCGCCTGCTGCAGGGGTACCACACGGCCGCCTCGACGCTGAACCTCATCCGGGCGTTCACGCAGGGGGGCTTCGCCGACCTGCGCGAGGTGCACTCCTGGAACAAGGGCTTCGCGCAGAACCCGGCCAACCAGCGGTACGAGCGCATGGCGGCGGAGATCGATCGCGCGATCAAGTTCATGGAGGCGGCGGGTGCCGACTTCGACGAGCTCAAGCGCGTCGAGTTCTTCACCGGGCACGAGGGACTGCTCATGGACTACGAGCGCCCGATGACCCGCATCGACTCCCGCACGGACACGCCGTACAACACCTCGGCGCACTTCCTGTGGATCGGTGAGCGCACGCGCGAGCTCGACGGTGCGCACGTCGACTACTTCTCGAAGATCCGCAACCCGATCGGCGTGAAGCTCGGACCGACCACGACCCCCGAGACCGCTCTCGCGCTGATCGACAAGCTCGACCCGAACCGCGAGCCCGGAAGGCTGACGTTCATCACCCGGATGGGTGCGGGCAAGATCCGCGACGCGCTTCCCCCGCTGCTCGAGGCGGTCCGCGACTCCGGCGCCCAGCCGCTCTGGGTGACCGACCCGATGCACGGCAACGGCATCACCACGCCGACCGGATACAAGACGCGCCGCTTCGACGACGTCGTGGACGAGGTGCGCGGATTCTTCGAGGCGCATCGCGCCGTCGGCACGTTCCCCGGCGGCATCCACGTCGAGCTCACGGGTGACGACGTCACCGAGTGCCTCGGTGGATCGGAGCACATCGACGAGGCGGCTCTCGCGACCCGCTACGAGAGCCTGTGCGATCCGCGCCTGAACCACATGCAGTCGCTCGAGCTCGCGTTCCTCGTGGCCGAGGAGCTCGAGAAGCGCTGA
- a CDS encoding lysophospholipid acyltransferase family protein yields MFYWLMKYVAIGPVVKAVFRPWVVGRANIPANGAAILASNHLSFADSIFLPLMIDRPMSFLAKSDYFTGRGLKGWATKFFMKATGQIPIDRSGGKASEASLNTGLQVLGRGDLLGIYPEGTRSPDGRLYRGRTGIARMALEAKVPVVPVIMVDTDTAMPIGQRLPRVVRVGIVIGEPLDFSRYAGMENDRYILRSVTDEIMVALHRLGEQQYDDVYASTVKDRLPARVTQRS; encoded by the coding sequence ATGTTCTACTGGCTGATGAAGTACGTCGCGATCGGTCCCGTGGTCAAAGCGGTGTTCCGCCCATGGGTCGTCGGGCGTGCGAACATCCCCGCGAACGGCGCCGCGATCCTCGCCAGCAACCACCTGTCCTTCGCGGACTCGATCTTCCTGCCGCTGATGATCGACCGTCCCATGTCCTTCCTCGCGAAGAGCGACTACTTCACCGGGCGCGGACTCAAGGGCTGGGCGACCAAGTTCTTCATGAAGGCCACGGGGCAGATCCCCATCGATCGCTCCGGCGGCAAGGCCTCGGAGGCATCCCTCAACACCGGCCTCCAGGTGCTCGGTCGAGGCGACCTCCTCGGGATCTACCCGGAGGGGACCCGCAGTCCCGACGGCAGACTCTATCGGGGTCGCACGGGCATCGCCCGGATGGCGCTGGAGGCGAAGGTCCCCGTCGTCCCCGTGATCATGGTGGACACCGACACCGCGATGCCGATCGGGCAGCGGCTGCCCCGTGTCGTTCGGGTCGGCATCGTGATCGGCGAGCCCCTCGACTTCTCGCGATACGCGGGCATGGAGAACGACAGATACATCCTCCGCTCGGTCACCGACGAGATCATGGTCGCCCTCCACCGCCTCGGCGAGCAGCAGTACGACGACGTGTACGCGTCGACCGTGAAAGACCGTCTTCCGGCCCGCGTCACACAGCGGTCCTGA
- a CDS encoding AMP-dependent synthetase/ligase produces the protein MVQFEVPAVVPADPDANIADLLAQRVAATPDRPLFSVPDGEGWRDISASAFETAVIALAKGLVAAGIQPGEKVGFLARTTYEWTLVDFALFYAGAVMVPIYETSSPSQIQWILEDSGAIALIVESPEHFARLDEVRGDLPLLREVWQLHLGAIDTLTAQGASVSDAEIERLRGIAVGSDIATLIYTSGSTGRPKGCVLTHSNFVELSRNSAKALDAVVQTPGSSTLLFITTAHVFARFISILNIHAGVRTGHQPDTRQLLPALGSFKPTFLLAVPRVFEKVYNSAEQKAEAGGKGKIFRAAADVAIQHSKLLEEGKSIPFGTKLKFALFDKLVYGKLRDAMGGRIVYAVSGSAPLGARLGHFFHSLGVVILEGYGLTETTAPATVNLADKSKIGTVGPSLPGVGVRLADDGEIEVKGVNVFKEYWNNPEATAAAFSDDGWFHTGDIGSFDSEGFLTITGRKKEIIVTAGGKNVAPAALEDPIRANPIIGQVVVVGDQRPFISALITLDPEMLPTWLANAGLPKDMSLADAATDDTVRAEIQKAVDAANSRVSRAESIRKFTILDSEWTEASGHLTPKLSIKRNVIMSDFADEISAIYDEPVTTTNVAIGG, from the coding sequence GTGGTCCAATTCGAAGTCCCCGCCGTCGTCCCCGCCGATCCCGATGCGAACATCGCCGACCTGCTGGCCCAGCGCGTCGCGGCGACGCCGGATCGCCCGCTCTTCTCCGTTCCGGATGGCGAGGGATGGCGCGACATCAGCGCCTCTGCCTTCGAGACCGCGGTGATCGCCCTGGCCAAGGGCCTCGTCGCAGCCGGCATCCAACCCGGCGAGAAGGTCGGTTTCCTCGCGCGCACCACCTACGAGTGGACGCTCGTCGATTTCGCGCTCTTCTACGCGGGTGCCGTGATGGTCCCGATCTACGAGACCAGCTCGCCGTCGCAGATCCAGTGGATCCTCGAGGACTCCGGCGCCATCGCGCTGATCGTCGAGTCCCCCGAGCACTTCGCCCGACTCGACGAGGTGCGCGGCGATCTGCCCCTGCTCCGCGAGGTCTGGCAGCTGCATCTCGGCGCGATCGACACGCTCACGGCGCAGGGCGCATCGGTCTCGGATGCCGAGATCGAACGCCTGCGCGGCATCGCGGTCGGCTCCGACATCGCCACGCTGATCTACACGTCCGGCTCCACGGGCCGCCCGAAGGGCTGCGTGCTGACCCACAGCAACTTCGTCGAGCTGTCGCGCAACTCCGCCAAGGCCCTGGATGCCGTCGTGCAGACGCCCGGGTCGTCCACGCTGCTGTTCATCACGACGGCGCACGTGTTCGCCCGCTTCATCTCGATCCTCAACATCCACGCCGGCGTGCGCACCGGGCACCAGCCGGACACACGACAGCTGCTTCCGGCACTCGGATCGTTCAAGCCGACATTCCTGCTCGCCGTCCCCCGCGTCTTCGAGAAGGTCTACAACTCCGCAGAGCAGAAAGCGGAGGCCGGCGGCAAGGGCAAGATCTTCCGCGCCGCCGCGGATGTCGCGATCCAGCACTCCAAGCTGCTCGAGGAGGGGAAGAGCATCCCGTTCGGGACGAAGCTGAAGTTCGCCCTGTTCGACAAGCTCGTCTACGGCAAGCTGCGGGATGCCATGGGCGGTCGCATCGTGTACGCGGTCTCAGGCTCCGCTCCGCTCGGAGCGCGCCTCGGGCACTTCTTCCACAGTCTCGGCGTCGTGATCCTCGAGGGCTACGGCCTCACCGAGACCACCGCGCCCGCGACCGTCAACCTCGCCGACAAGTCCAAGATCGGCACGGTCGGCCCCTCGCTCCCCGGCGTGGGAGTGCGGCTCGCAGACGACGGTGAGATCGAGGTGAAGGGCGTCAACGTCTTCAAGGAGTACTGGAACAACCCCGAGGCGACCGCCGCGGCGTTCAGCGACGACGGCTGGTTCCACACCGGTGACATCGGCAGCTTCGACTCCGAGGGGTTCCTCACCATCACCGGCCGCAAGAAGGAGATCATCGTGACGGCGGGCGGCAAGAACGTCGCACCGGCGGCTCTCGAGGATCCGATCCGCGCGAACCCGATCATCGGACAGGTCGTGGTCGTCGGCGACCAGCGCCCCTTCATCTCGGCCCTGATCACCCTCGACCCCGAGATGCTGCCGACCTGGCTCGCCAACGCCGGGCTGCCGAAGGACATGTCGCTGGCGGATGCAGCGACCGATGACACCGTGCGCGCCGAGATCCAGAAAGCCGTGGATGCCGCCAACTCCCGCGTCTCGCGCGCCGAGTCCATCCGCAAGTTCACGATCCTCGACAGCGAATGGACCGAGGCCTCCGGGCACCTGACGCCGAAGCTGTCGATCAAGCGGAACGTGATCATGAGCGACTTCGCCGATGAGATCTCGGCGATCTACGACGAGCCGGTCACCACCACGAACGTCGCCATCGGCGGCTGA
- the def gene encoding peptide deformylase, with product MTVREIRVFGDPVLRTVCAPIGAIDDGVRALVADLIDTVELPGRAGVAAPQIGVALRAFSYNIDGDIGYVLNPVLTEVRGEPVPTGEGCLSVPGLWHDALRHPWARVEGIDLDGEPVVLEGDGLLAQALQHETDHLDGTLYLNRLDAETRKRAMREVRESAWF from the coding sequence ATGACGGTTCGCGAGATCCGCGTCTTCGGAGACCCGGTGCTGCGCACGGTGTGTGCGCCGATCGGCGCGATCGACGACGGCGTGCGGGCACTGGTCGCCGACCTGATCGACACGGTCGAGCTCCCCGGCCGTGCCGGTGTGGCCGCTCCGCAGATCGGTGTGGCGCTCCGCGCCTTCAGCTACAACATCGACGGCGACATCGGTTACGTGCTGAACCCCGTGCTCACCGAGGTGCGTGGCGAGCCGGTCCCGACGGGAGAGGGATGCCTGTCCGTTCCCGGACTGTGGCACGATGCCCTGCGTCATCCGTGGGCCCGTGTCGAGGGGATCGACCTCGACGGCGAGCCTGTCGTCCTGGAGGGCGACGGCCTGTTGGCCCAGGCGCTGCAGCACGAGACGGATCACCTCGACGGCACGCTCTACCTCAACAGGCTCGACGCCGAGACGCGCAAGCGCGCCATGCGCGAAGTGCGCGAGAGCGCCTGGTTCTGA
- a CDS encoding nucleotide-binding protein: protein MTPKKVADTPDEESRGVLDDAASLDTSHISILGNTAQVSVVLPTDDDDDLEDDGVVDGEVIADLIVDEPVAASKAAAETLAAGIASPPALGSAPMIIELPVESEPRTEPEPESTAEAEAEAEAEAEAEAEAEAEVELEPESAAEGELDAEPELDAEPDPEPEPELEPTEAEADAGPAETELEPAREAEPELMAETEPEIDAGVAEIAPEPDAEPEPQIEPEVEPELQVELEVEPELQVEPEVEPELQVEPEVEPEREIERESEPDAEPEPAPAPEPVTITVDTAAADAADAAAAAAFVARARADTASVPTSRRSAAAASLAKKESSTVDTSKSAPLAPRGGRAARTDVQLTSKRLDDLEDSSRESADLLTADRLLDPHRVSKPEPEGAWSHFLYTISGRRINIGDGRRARERKALSARIAAPIVGNARFVPVLSRKGGVGKTTITALLGMALADARDDRVIAVDANPDRGTLADRVVRPNHKRSVRDLVRIHDEVRGYHDISAIVARDATRLDVLASDSDPRIAEAFSDSDYRDVAGVAAHYYSLVLTDTGTGIVHSVMSATLDLADQIVIVSGLSVDEARLASETLTWLESNGYADQARDAVVVLNQSTPGAPLVRLNELEAHFRTRAKKVVRMPYDAQIAGGGTIVFANLQPETRVAARELAALLVEGLRAKDA from the coding sequence GTGACCCCGAAGAAAGTGGCAGATACGCCGGACGAGGAGTCCCGAGGGGTGCTCGACGACGCCGCATCCCTGGACACCTCGCACATCAGCATCCTCGGCAACACCGCTCAGGTGAGCGTGGTTCTGCCGACGGACGACGATGACGACCTCGAGGACGACGGCGTCGTCGACGGTGAGGTGATCGCCGACCTCATCGTCGACGAGCCGGTCGCCGCATCGAAGGCGGCTGCGGAGACTCTCGCGGCGGGCATCGCTTCGCCGCCGGCGCTGGGCAGCGCGCCGATGATCATCGAGCTTCCCGTCGAGTCGGAACCCCGGACCGAGCCCGAGCCCGAATCGACTGCTGAGGCTGAGGCTGAGGCTGAGGCTGAGGCTGAGGCTGAGGCTGAGGCTGAGGCTGAGGTCGAACTCGAGCCGGAGTCGGCTGCCGAGGGCGAGCTGGATGCCGAGCCCGAGCTGGATGCCGAGCCGGACCCCGAGCCTGAGCCGGAGCTGGAACCCACCGAGGCCGAGGCGGACGCCGGACCGGCGGAGACCGAACTCGAACCTGCGCGAGAAGCAGAGCCGGAGCTGATGGCTGAGACGGAGCCGGAGATCGATGCGGGTGTCGCTGAGATCGCGCCTGAGCCGGATGCCGAGCCGGAGCCGCAGATCGAGCCTGAGGTCGAGCCGGAGCTGCAGGTCGAGCTTGAGGTCGAGCCGGAGCTGCAGGTCGAGCCTGAGGTCGAGCCGGAGCTGCAGGTCGAGCCTGAGGTCGAGCCGGAGCGGGAGATCGAGCGCGAGTCCGAGCCGGATGCCGAGCCCGAGCCCGCGCCCGCCCCGGAGCCGGTCACCATCACTGTCGACACGGCTGCGGCCGATGCGGCGGATGCCGCTGCGGCGGCGGCCTTCGTCGCCCGCGCACGCGCCGACACCGCATCCGTGCCCACCTCCCGCAGATCCGCGGCAGCGGCATCGCTCGCCAAGAAGGAGAGTTCGACAGTGGACACATCGAAGAGCGCACCCCTCGCACCGCGCGGCGGTCGGGCCGCGCGCACGGACGTGCAGCTCACCTCGAAGAGGCTGGACGACCTCGAGGACTCCTCCCGGGAGAGCGCGGACCTGCTCACCGCGGATCGCCTGCTCGATCCGCACCGCGTCAGCAAGCCGGAACCGGAGGGCGCCTGGAGTCACTTCCTCTACACGATCTCCGGACGCCGCATCAACATCGGCGACGGACGACGTGCGCGTGAGCGCAAGGCGCTCAGCGCGCGGATCGCGGCCCCGATCGTGGGGAACGCCCGTTTCGTCCCCGTGCTCTCCCGCAAGGGCGGCGTGGGAAAGACGACCATCACCGCTCTGCTGGGTATGGCCCTCGCAGATGCCAGGGACGATCGGGTGATCGCCGTCGACGCGAATCCTGACCGGGGCACTCTCGCCGATCGGGTCGTGCGACCGAACCACAAGCGCTCGGTGCGAGACCTCGTCCGCATCCATGACGAGGTCCGCGGCTACCATGACATCTCGGCGATCGTCGCGCGCGATGCGACGCGGCTGGACGTGCTCGCCTCGGACTCGGATCCGCGGATCGCGGAGGCTTTCAGCGACAGCGACTACCGCGATGTCGCGGGGGTGGCGGCGCATTACTATTCGCTGGTCCTCACCGACACCGGCACCGGCATCGTCCACTCGGTGATGTCGGCCACGCTCGACCTCGCCGACCAGATCGTGATCGTGTCGGGGCTGAGCGTCGACGAGGCGCGTCTCGCATCCGAGACCCTCACCTGGCTGGAGAGCAACGGATACGCCGACCAGGCGCGGGACGCAGTCGTGGTGCTCAACCAGTCGACCCCGGGCGCCCCGCTCGTGCGGTTGAACGAGCTCGAGGCGCACTTCCGCACCCGCGCCAAGAAGGTCGTGCGCATGCCGTACGACGCGCAGATCGCCGGGGGCGGGACGATCGTCTTCGCGAACCTGCAGCCCGAGACGCGGGTGGCGGCGCGGGAGCTCGCGGCGCTCCTCGTCGAGGGACTCCGGGCGAAGGACGCCTGA
- a CDS encoding pyruvate carboxylase, with product MFQKILVANRGEIAIRAFRAAFEVGARTVAVFPHEDRGSVHRLKADEAYEIGERGHPVRAYLDVDEIIRVAKDAGADAIYPGYGFLSENPELAEKAAANGIVFIGPPASVLEMAGNKVEAKRHAIGAGVPVLRSTEASDDIDVLVAQADDIGFPLFAKAVAGGGGRGMRRVESAAELAPALAEAMREAGSAFGDPRMFLEQAVLRPRHIEVQILADKTGETVHLFERDCSVQRRHQKVVEIAPAPNLDDGIRTALHGYAVAFARSIGYENAGTVEFLLETAGERSGEVVFIEMNPRIQVEHTVTEEVTDVDLVQSQMRIAAGQTLAELGLEQQNLHVRGAALQCRITTEDPTQGFRPDTGKITTYRSPGGAGIRLDGGTVHQGAQISPHFDSMLAKLTCRGRDYPAAVARARRALAEFRIRGVSTNIPFLQALLEDEAFIAGDVSTSFIDERPDLLRGRESKDRGTKILNWLVDVTVNKPHGAHPGALDPRAKLPRTDPASEPVAGSRQRLLELGPEGFAKDLRAQTALAITDTTFRDAHQSLLATRVRTRDLVAVAPHIARLTPELLSVEAWGGATYDVALRFLGEDPWERLDRLRAALPNVAIQMLLRGRNTVGYTPYPTAVTDAFVREAADSGVDIFRIFDALNDIEQMRPAIEAVRRTGTAVAEVALCYTGDLLNPSEDLYTLDYYLALADQIVAAGAHIIAIKDMAGLLRPAAAATLVTALRERFDLPVHLHTHDTAGGQLATLLAASAVGVDAVDAASAPLSGTTSQPSLSSLVAALAHTERDSGLDLDRVSDLEPYWEAVRRVYAPFESGLPGPTGRVYHHEIPGGQLSNLRQQAKALGLADDFELIEDMYAAADRILGRVPKVTPSSKVVGDLALHLAAVKADPADFEANPQKYDVPDSVVGFMAGELGELPGGWPEPFRTKVLAGRSVRVGLTDISEDDEAALTGDSASRRARLNALLFPAPTREFAQVREQYGDLSVLDTSDYLYGLVQGQEHRVEIDRGVQLFVGLEAIGDADDKGMRTVMTTLNGQLRPVFVRDRSVAVEAHEVEKADTSVPGQIAAPFSGVVTLKVDVGTSVRAGEPVASIEAMKMEAAITATVDGVIGRLAIGATQQVEAGDLLVVITPAH from the coding sequence ATGTTCCAGAAGATCCTTGTGGCCAACCGCGGCGAGATCGCGATCCGTGCCTTTCGAGCGGCTTTCGAGGTGGGGGCGCGGACCGTCGCCGTCTTCCCTCATGAGGACCGCGGGTCGGTCCATCGGCTGAAGGCGGATGAGGCCTACGAGATCGGTGAGCGCGGGCATCCGGTCCGCGCCTATCTCGACGTCGACGAGATCATCCGGGTCGCGAAGGACGCGGGCGCCGATGCGATCTACCCCGGCTACGGATTCCTCTCCGAGAACCCCGAGCTCGCTGAGAAGGCCGCGGCGAACGGCATCGTCTTCATCGGGCCGCCCGCGTCCGTTCTCGAGATGGCGGGCAACAAGGTCGAGGCCAAGCGTCACGCGATCGGTGCCGGCGTGCCGGTGCTGCGGTCGACGGAAGCCTCCGACGACATCGACGTCCTGGTCGCCCAGGCAGACGACATCGGCTTCCCGCTCTTCGCCAAGGCGGTCGCCGGTGGGGGCGGTCGTGGCATGCGTCGCGTCGAGTCGGCGGCCGAACTCGCCCCCGCCCTCGCCGAGGCCATGCGTGAGGCGGGCAGCGCGTTCGGGGACCCGCGGATGTTCCTCGAGCAGGCGGTGCTGCGCCCCCGGCACATCGAGGTGCAGATCCTCGCCGACAAGACCGGCGAGACCGTCCACCTCTTCGAGCGCGACTGCTCCGTGCAGCGCCGGCATCAGAAGGTCGTCGAGATCGCTCCGGCGCCGAACCTCGACGACGGCATCCGCACGGCTCTGCACGGCTACGCCGTGGCGTTCGCCCGGTCGATCGGCTACGAGAACGCGGGGACCGTGGAGTTCCTGCTCGAGACCGCGGGGGAGAGGTCCGGCGAGGTCGTCTTCATCGAGATGAATCCCCGGATCCAGGTGGAGCACACCGTGACGGAAGAGGTCACGGACGTCGACCTCGTGCAGAGCCAGATGCGCATCGCCGCGGGCCAGACGCTCGCCGAGCTCGGGCTGGAGCAGCAGAACCTGCACGTCCGGGGCGCCGCGCTGCAGTGCCGGATCACCACCGAAGACCCCACGCAGGGATTCCGACCGGACACCGGCAAGATCACGACGTACCGTTCACCCGGCGGCGCGGGCATCCGACTCGACGGCGGCACCGTGCATCAGGGCGCGCAGATCAGTCCGCACTTCGATTCGATGCTGGCCAAGCTGACCTGCCGCGGGCGCGACTACCCGGCGGCCGTCGCTCGTGCGCGGCGCGCGCTCGCGGAGTTCCGCATCCGCGGGGTGTCGACCAACATCCCCTTCCTGCAGGCGCTGCTCGAGGACGAGGCGTTCATCGCGGGCGACGTGAGCACCTCGTTCATCGACGAGCGCCCCGATCTGCTGCGCGGTCGCGAGTCGAAGGACCGCGGGACCAAGATCCTGAACTGGCTGGTCGACGTCACGGTCAACAAGCCGCACGGCGCGCACCCCGGCGCTCTGGATCCGAGGGCCAAGCTCCCGCGGACCGACCCGGCGAGCGAGCCGGTGGCGGGGTCGCGGCAGCGGCTCCTCGAGCTCGGGCCCGAAGGGTTCGCGAAGGATCTGCGCGCGCAGACCGCGCTCGCGATCACCGACACGACGTTCCGCGACGCCCACCAGTCGCTGCTCGCGACCCGGGTGCGCACGCGGGACCTCGTCGCCGTCGCGCCGCACATCGCCCGACTGACGCCCGAGCTGCTGTCGGTCGAGGCCTGGGGAGGGGCGACCTACGACGTGGCGCTGCGGTTCCTCGGTGAGGACCCCTGGGAGCGCCTCGATCGGCTTCGCGCCGCACTGCCCAACGTCGCGATCCAGATGCTGCTCCGCGGACGCAACACGGTCGGCTACACCCCGTACCCCACCGCGGTCACCGACGCCTTCGTCAGGGAGGCGGCCGACAGCGGGGTGGACATCTTCCGCATCTTCGACGCGCTGAACGACATCGAACAGATGCGCCCCGCGATCGAGGCGGTGCGGCGCACCGGAACGGCCGTGGCCGAGGTGGCGCTCTGCTACACGGGCGACCTGCTGAATCCGTCTGAGGATCTCTACACCCTCGACTACTACCTGGCGCTCGCGGATCAGATCGTCGCCGCCGGCGCGCACATCATCGCGATCAAGGACATGGCGGGGCTCCTGCGGCCGGCGGCGGCGGCGACTCTCGTCACCGCGCTGCGCGAGCGCTTCGACCTGCCCGTGCACCTGCACACGCACGACACCGCAGGTGGCCAGCTCGCGACGCTCCTCGCGGCCAGCGCCGTCGGCGTCGACGCTGTGGATGCGGCATCCGCTCCGCTGTCGGGGACGACCAGCCAGCCGTCCCTGTCATCGCTCGTGGCCGCACTCGCGCACACCGAGCGCGACAGCGGGCTCGACCTCGACCGCGTCTCGGATCTCGAGCCCTACTGGGAGGCGGTGCGCCGCGTCTACGCGCCGTTCGAGTCGGGTCTGCCCGGACCCACCGGACGCGTCTACCACCACGAGATCCCGGGTGGACAGCTCTCGAACCTGCGTCAGCAGGCGAAGGCGCTGGGACTCGCCGATGACTTCGAGCTCATCGAGGACATGTACGCCGCCGCCGACCGCATCCTCGGCCGCGTTCCCAAGGTGACGCCGTCGTCGAAGGTGGTCGGGGATCTCGCGCTGCATCTCGCGGCGGTGAAGGCGGACCCCGCGGACTTCGAGGCGAACCCCCAGAAGTACGACGTCCCGGATTCCGTCGTCGGGTTCATGGCTGGTGAACTCGGCGAGCTGCCGGGCGGGTGGCCGGAGCCGTTCCGCACCAAGGTGCTCGCCGGACGCTCGGTGCGGGTCGGTCTCACGGACATCTCCGAGGACGACGAGGCCGCCCTCACGGGTGACAGCGCGTCACGACGCGCGCGACTCAACGCTCTGCTCTTTCCCGCACCCACCCGCGAGTTCGCCCAGGTGCGCGAGCAGTACGGCGACCTCTCCGTGCTCGACACCTCGGACTACCTCTACGGCCTCGTCCAAGGTCAGGAGCACCGGGTCGAGATCGACCGTGGCGTGCAGCTGTTCGTCGGCCTCGAGGCGATCGGCGACGCGGACGACAAGGGCATGCGCACGGTGATGACGACACTGAACGGGCAGCTGCGTCCGGTGTTCGTGCGCGATCGATCCGTGGCGGTCGAAGCCCACGAGGTCGAGAAGGCCGACACCTCAGTGCCCGGTCAGATCGCGGCCCCGTTCTCGGGGGTCGTCACGCTCAAGGTCGACGTCGGGACCTCGGTGCGCGCCGGTGAGCCGGTCGCGTCCATAGAGGCGATGAAGATGGAGGCCGCCATCACCGCGACGGTCGACGGCGTGATCGGACGTCTCGCGATCGGCGCCACCCAGCAGGTGGAAGCGGGAGATCTTTTGGTCGTGATCACTCCCGCGCACTAA
- a CDS encoding ParA family protein has product MHVLSVSSLKGGVGKTTVTLGLASAAFARGVRTLVVDLDPQSDVSTGMDIQVAGRLNIADVLANPKEKVVRQAITSSGWAKVHPGTIDVLIGSPSAINFDGPHPSVRDVWKLEEALAAVEADYDLVLVDCAPSLNALTRTAWAASDRVMVVTEPGLFSVAAADRALRAIEEIRRGLSPRLQPLGIVVNRVRPQSIEHQFRIKELRDMFGPLVLSPQLPERTSLQQAQGAAKPLHIWPGDSAQELASDFDQLLDRIIRTGRIPVSDSGAPA; this is encoded by the coding sequence GTGCACGTACTCAGCGTCAGCTCTCTCAAGGGAGGCGTCGGCAAGACGACCGTGACCCTCGGCTTGGCCTCAGCGGCCTTCGCCCGTGGTGTCCGAACGCTCGTCGTCGACCTCGACCCGCAGTCCGATGTGTCCACCGGCATGGACATCCAGGTGGCCGGCCGGCTCAACATCGCCGACGTCCTCGCCAACCCCAAGGAGAAGGTCGTCCGTCAGGCGATCACCTCCAGCGGCTGGGCGAAGGTGCACCCCGGCACGATCGACGTGCTGATCGGCAGCCCCTCGGCGATCAACTTCGACGGCCCGCACCCGAGCGTGCGCGACGTGTGGAAGCTGGAAGAGGCACTCGCCGCCGTCGAGGCCGACTACGACCTCGTGCTCGTCGACTGCGCCCCCTCGCTGAACGCCCTCACCCGCACGGCGTGGGCTGCGAGCGACCGGGTCATGGTCGTCACCGAGCCCGGACTCTTCTCCGTCGCCGCAGCCGACCGCGCATTGCGTGCGATCGAAGAGATCCGCCGCGGCCTTTCGCCGCGTCTGCAGCCGCTCGGCATCGTCGTGAACCGCGTGCGCCCGCAGTCGATCGAGCACCAGTTCCGCATCAAGGAGCTGCGCGACATGTTCGGCCCCCTCGTGCTCTCGCCGCAGCTGCCCGAGCGCACGTCGTTGCAGCAGGCACAGGGCGCCGCGAAGCCGCTGCACATCTGGCCGGGAGACTCGGCCCAGGAGCTCGCCTCCGACTTCGATCAGCTGCTCGACCGGATCATCCGCACCGGACGCATCCCGGTGAGCGATTCCGGCGCTCCCGCCTGA